TCAGGCGACCGGCTGCCCACCGACCACGGTCTCTACCCGGTTCCGGATGCGGAGCGCCCGAGCCTCGAGCGGCGACTGTGGCAGGCGACGTTCTCCGCAGGCGGTGCCGGTGCGGCCGGCGCCGCCGGTGACGGACTCATGCTCTCACGGACTCAGCCGCGCCCCCAGGACAACCCGGCGGCCCGCCTCGACGAGGTGCAGCTGCCGGTCATCGATACCTATCTGTCCCAACTGCCGGACGAGGTCGAACCGCGCATCCTCGCTTCTCGCACTGCCGTGGTCGCCGATGCCGCAGACCTGCCCCGGCTGCGTGAGATCACCGAACCGGCGCTGCGGGCCGAGGCCGACCGCCTCGTCGGCTATGACACCTCCGGACTCAGCCTCGATGAGCTCCTCGTCGCCACCGACACCTACCTCGGCACTCCCGAGCAGGTGAGCGAACGTCTGCAGCATGACCGCGTCCTCGATCGTGCCACCGACGTCAGCTTCCAGGTGCACTCGGTTCCGGCGACGAACGAGACCGCTCTGAGGTCGATCGAACTGCTGGCCACCGAGGTGGCCCCCGCCCTCGGGTTCTCCGCGACCAAGGAGAAGGTGCACTGAGATGGCAGATATCATCAACCTCCTCGCCGGAATCGCGGCGAACGATCCTCTCGATGAGCTGCGCGGCCACCGGGCGCAGGCGAAGGAGAACGCGCAGCTGAGTTTCGAGGCTCTGCTCGAACCCGCTGATCCGAAGGGTGTGAGCTTCCGCGACCGTTATGCGATCGCCGCGTTCACCGCGGGTCTGCTCGGTTCGACTCGGGCCGAGGAGTTCTACCGTGATCTGCTGCGTGACGAAGACGAGTCCGTGTCCTGGGCGGTCGCCGAACTCCTCGACGAGGCGACTGCACCAGCCGGCACAGCTGGTCCCTACGGAATCTTCGAATCCACGGCGTTGGCCGAAGAGAACGTACCCGGGCCGTGGCTGGCTCCCGCCGAGGCGACGGCGGCGAGACTCGGTGAGAAGCTGGTGGCAGGACTCGAATTCGCACATCTTCTCGTCCTCCACCCACGCGACAGCCGCCCCGGTCACCTGGCGCTGCTGATCGAAGCGGGATGGGACGAGGACGGCATCGTCACCCTCGCTCAGCTCGTGTCGTTCCTCAACTTCCAGATCCGCATCAGCACCGGACTCGCAGCACTCACCGAGGCGGCCTCAGCGACCGCGGAATCCCAACCGCACCAGGTGGACCGGTCGGAAGGCGAATCCGCGAACGAGACGGACGATGCCGACGACGGCCCCGCCTCGGCGAGGATGGACGAAGCTCTGCAGGCCGTCGGCGACAGGGTGAAGACGTATCCGAATCTCCACCGTCCCGAGCGGTTCCAGCAAGGTGGGCTCGGCTGGGTGCCGTGGATCGCACCCGTCGCCGAGGCGGACCTCAGCGATGACCAGCGGGATGCCCTCATCGAGGCGGGACGGGCGAAGAACCCGTACTTCCGGCTGCTGGCGAGGGATCCTGCCGCGCTCAAGGCACGGACCCTGACCGACTTCGACATCTTCTTCAACACCACCGACGGGCTCGGTCGGGCCGAACGCGAACTCGCCGCGACCGCAGCCTCGCGGCTCAACGGGTGCCTGTTCTGCGCGTCGGTCCACGCCGATCGGGCCACCGAGGAATCCGGGCGTCGGGACGTCGTCCAGCTCCTCCTCGACGAGGGAATCGGCACGAAGAGCCACCTCGGTGATCAGGTGTGGGGTGCCATCGTCGATGCCTCGGTGGCGCTGACGCTGACCCCGCAGTCCTTCGGCGTCGCACACGTCGAGCAGCTGCATGCGGCGGGTCTGGACGACGGCGACATCATCGACGCACTCAGCTGTGCTGCCTTCTTCAACTGGGCGAACCGACTGATGCTCTCCCTCGGCGAACCCGAGCAGTTGAAGTAGAGCTCCTCGAGAAGCGGGCTGAGTGCCGAGAAACACATGCGTACACACGATTCTCGGCACTCAGCCCGCTTTTCAGTGAGAAGGTGCCGGCCTCAGCCGACGTCCATGAGCGTCGATCGAATGATGAAGCGGTTTCCCGTCGGTGATTCGACGCTGAAGCCGCTGCCGCGGCCCGGCACCACATCGATCGTCAGATGCGTGTGCTTCCAGTACTCGAACTGCTCCGTCGACATCCAGAAGTCCAGTCCGGCCTTCTCTGCATCGTCGATGGGCAGGGCGAAGTGTCCGAGCAGCACATCGGCTTCCGAGGTGAGGAAGTCGCCTTCGGGAAGCACATGGGCGACGAGCCGTCACAGCAGCCGCCGGACTGGTGGAACATGAGCTGTCCGTGTTTGTCGACGAGGTCGGCGAGCAGGTCGATGGCGGCCTGAGTCATCGCCACTCGCGATTTCTCTTCGCCTTCGATCGTCGGTGTCGATTCGAGAGCGGCTGTTTCGGCTGTTTCACTCATCAGAAGAATCCTTGTGCATTTTCGGAGTAGCTGACCAGCAGGTTCTTCGTCTGCTGGTAGTGGTCGAGCATCATCTTGTGGTTCTCACGTCCGATGCCCGAGGACTTGTATCCGCCGAACGCGGCGTGGGCCGGGTAGGCGTGGTAGTTGTTCACCCAGACGCGTCCGGCCTGGATGTCGCGTCCGGCTCGGTAGGCGGTGTTGCCGGTGCGGGCCCAGACTCCGGCGCCGAGGCCGTAGAGCGTGTCATTGGCTGTGGCGATCGCGTCGTCGTAGTCGGAGAACGAGGTCAGGGCCACGACTGGTCCGAAGATCTCCTCCTGGAAGATGCGCATCTTGTTCGTGCCCTTGAAGATCGTCGGCTGGATGTAGAAGCCGCCGGCCAGATCCCCGTCGAGTTCGGCCTTGTCGCCGCCGATGAGCACCTCGGCGCCTTCATCCTTGCCGATCTTCAGATAGGACATGATCTTCTCGAACTGGTCGTTCGAGGCCTGTGCGCCGACCTGGGTGTCGGTGTCGAGCGGGTTGCCCTGTTTGATGGAGCGGACGCGTTCGACGCCGGCGGCGACGAAGTCGTCGAAGATCGAGTCCTGTACGAGTGCACGCGACGGGCAGGTACAGACCTCGCCCTGGTTGAGCGCGAACATCGCGAAGCCTTCGAGCGCCTTGTCTCTGAAGCTGTCGTCGGCGGCCATGACGTCGTCGAAGAAGATGTTCGGTGACTTGCCGCCGAGCTCCAGAGTGACCGGGATGATGTTCTGCGAGGCGTACTGCATGATCAGGCGGCCGGTCGTCGTCTCACCGGTGAAGGCGACCTTGCGGATGCGTTTGTTCGACGCCAGCGGTTTGCCCGCTTCGACGCCGAAGCCGTTGATGATGTTGAGGACGCCGGGAGGCAGCAGGTCGCCGATGAGTTCGGCGAGGACGAGGATCGACGCCGGGGTCTGCTCAGCCGGCTTGAGGACGACGCAGTTGCCGGCGGCGAGCGCCGGGGCGAGCTTCCAGGTGGCCATGAGCAGGGGGAAGTTCCAGGGAATGATCTGTCCGACCACGCCGAGGGGCTCATGGAAGTGGTAGGCGACGGTGTCGTCGTCGATCTGAGAGATGCCGCCTTCCTGCGCCCGGATGGCTGAGGCGAAGTAGCGGAAGTGGTCGACGGCCAGCGGGAGGTCTGCTGCCAGGGGTTCGCGAATTCCCTTGCCGTTGTCCCAGGTTTCGGCGACGGCGAGCATTTCGAGGTTGGATTCGATGCGGTCGGCGATCTTGTTGAGGATATTGGCGCGTTCGGCGACCGAGGTCTTGCCCCAGGCCGGTGCCGCTGCCCATGCTGCATCGAGTGCGGTCTCGACATCGTCTGCGGTGGAGCTGGGGATCTCGGTGAAGGCCTGCCCGGTGACGGGAGTGATGTTCTCGAAGTAGTTGCCGTCCTTCGGCGGCACCCACTCTCCTCCGATGTAGTTCTCATAACGGGGCTTGAACGTGACGAGCGCGCCGTCGGTACCGGGTGCTGAGTAGACTGCCATGACACTCCTTCGTGTGAGTCCATCCACCCCACATCACGTGCCTCGTCCGATGGCGGTCAGAGGCGCGGAGCGGATGTGTCCGTGTCCTCTCACCTTAGGTCGGAACAGGGGTGCGGACAATAGACGTTGAGGGAGTTCGGAGGGTGGTCGCCGAAAGAGCAGTCAGCTCAACGGCAGAGGCGCAGCGAAGACCACCATGTCTCGCCGGGTGCCGCCGATCTCCTGCTGTTCGGCGAGCACTCGTTCGCGCACATATCCTGCTCTGTCAGCGGTCCGCAGAGACCCGGTGTTCCCCGGTTCGATGAAGAGTTCGACTCGACTCAGTCCGGGTATCGTCCAAGCGAATTTGGTCAGTGCGATGAGCGCCTCGGTGGCGTATCCGCTCCGTCTCGACGAGGGCGCGATCCCGTAGCCTGCATCTGCTCGGCCGTCTGCGAGGTCTTTGAGCCATAGACCGCAATGCCCCACTGCCTCGTCGTCAGATCGCTTCGCGATTGTGAATGAGAATCCCCGCCCTTCGGCGTGACGCCCCTGCTGTCTCCGCACCCACGACTCTGCCTCCTCGCGACTGGCATTTCCGGGCAACGTCCCAGTCAGAGGCACGTAGGGATCGGTGGACAGATCACGGGCCATATCAGCATCACGCAATTCCACGCGCCGTAGCCTGAACGCACCGAACTCCGGGTCAGTTGCGGGCCACGGAGGCAACTGGTGAGACGCGCACACCCTATTCACCTGGTGCAGCGTGGGCCACCGGCTTCACCATGATCAGGCAGGGCGTGTCCGCTCCCCACAGGTCTGTCTCCTCCAGAGGGACAAAGCCCATCTTCTCGTAGAAGTGACGGGTCCGCGCATAGTTCGGATCGTACTTCGACGGCCCGAGCGTCTTCACCTCGAGCAGCTTCGCCCCACGGGCCCTCACGTCCTCGTTGATGGCCTCGATCATCGCAGTCCCGACTCCCCTGCCGTGGACAGAGCGGTCGACGACGGTGAAATGGATTTCACTGGTCTGCGGGAAATGATTCGTCACCAACGTGACTCCGACGACTCGGCCACGTTCGTCGCGCACCGTCCACGTCTCCATGCTGCGTGCGTCGTCGACGTACTCGGCGTTGGATTCGGGTCTGCCGAACCATTCCGGCACGGTTGAGAGCAGCCGTTCCACATCCTTAGGCACGGCCTCGTCACGCTGTGCGGTCCAGTCGGCTTCAGCCATGGGCTCCACCTTAGACTCCTCAGCGATGCACCGGTACCCCATTGCTAGACTCAGCTCCATGAGCGAGCCCGAATCTCCCGTCCTCCGACTGATCCCGTATCTCGCGGCGATCACCGCAGCCATCTTCATCGCGCTGCCCCGCCTCGGTGGGGACGGGAACCTGCTCATCAGCCTCGTGTTCGCGGCAGTCGCCTATTTCGGCGCGTACTTCATCGCCAAACTCATCATCCACGCACTCGTCACCCGCATCGATTCAGGCAGCCACGACGACCAGGACTGAGGTTCGGACCGCCGTTCCTACCTCTTCGCTTGCGCCGGGACGACGACCTTGCGGATGATGATGAGCGCCGAGGCGGCCACCGGCACCGCGACCACCGCACCGAGCACCCCGCCGAGCGTGCCGCCGGTGATCGC
Above is a window of Brevibacterium siliguriense DNA encoding:
- a CDS encoding putative FMN-dependent luciferase-like monooxygenase; the protein is MTPQPTVTQASGPKLGFFTRLLEDAPAAQRYRFALEQIEAAEEFGFHSAWVAQHHFSAAEGGLPSPLVFLSHAAARTTRINLGTAIITLPLENAVRVAEDAAVLDELSAGRLEIGLGSGGNPKSFPAFGTNFDERREVFADNLTTLRTLFSGDRLPTDHGLYPVPDAERPSLERRLWQATFSAGGAGAAGAAGDGLMLSRTQPRPQDNPAARLDEVQLPVIDTYLSQLPDEVEPRILASRTAVVADAADLPRLREITEPALRAEADRLVGYDTSGLSLDELLVATDTYLGTPEQVSERLQHDRVLDRATDVSFQVHSVPATNETALRSIELLATEVAPALGFSATKEKVH
- a CDS encoding GNAT family N-acetyltransferase: MELRDADMARDLSTDPYVPLTGTLPGNASREEAESWVRRQQGRHAEGRGFSFTIAKRSDDEAVGHCGLWLKDLADGRADAGYGIAPSSRRSGYATEALIALTKFAWTIPGLSRVELFIEPGNTGSLRTADRAGYVRERVLAEQQEIGGTRRDMVVFAAPLPLS
- a CDS encoding alkylhydroperoxidase domain protein — protein: MADIINLLAGIAANDPLDELRGHRAQAKENAQLSFEALLEPADPKGVSFRDRYAIAAFTAGLLGSTRAEEFYRDLLRDEDESVSWAVAELLDEATAPAGTAGPYGIFESTALAEENVPGPWLAPAEATAARLGEKLVAGLEFAHLLVLHPRDSRPGHLALLIEAGWDEDGIVTLAQLVSFLNFQIRISTGLAALTEAASATAESQPHQVDRSEGESANETDDADDGPASARMDEALQAVGDRVKTYPNLHRPERFQQGGLGWVPWIAPVAEADLSDDQRDALIEAGRAKNPYFRLLARDPAALKARTLTDFDIFFNTTDGLGRAERELAATAASRLNGCLFCASVHADRATEESGRRDVVQLLLDEGIGTKSHLGDQVWGAIVDASVALTLTPQSFGVAHVEQLHAAGLDDGDIIDALSCAAFFNWANRLMLSLGEPEQLK
- the exaC gene encoding acetaldehyde dehydrogenase ExaC → MAVYSAPGTDGALVTFKPRYENYIGGEWVPPKDGNYFENITPVTGQAFTEIPSSTADDVETALDAAWAAAPAWGKTSVAERANILNKIADRIESNLEMLAVAETWDNGKGIREPLAADLPLAVDHFRYFASAIRAQEGGISQIDDDTVAYHFHEPLGVVGQIIPWNFPLLMATWKLAPALAAGNCVVLKPAEQTPASILVLAELIGDLLPPGVLNIINGFGVEAGKPLASNKRIRKVAFTGETTTGRLIMQYASQNIIPVTLELGGKSPNIFFDDVMAADDSFRDKALEGFAMFALNQGEVCTCPSRALVQDSIFDDFVAAGVERVRSIKQGNPLDTDTQVGAQASNDQFEKIMSYLKIGKDEGAEVLIGGDKAELDGDLAGGFYIQPTIFKGTNKMRIFQEEIFGPVVALTSFSDYDDAIATANDTLYGLGAGVWARTGNTAYRAGRDIQAGRVWVNNYHAYPAHAAFGGYKSSGIGRENHKMMLDHYQQTKNLLVSYSENAQGFF
- a CDS encoding GNAT family N-acetyltransferase codes for the protein MAEADWTAQRDEAVPKDVERLLSTVPEWFGRPESNAEYVDDARSMETWTVRDERGRVVGVTLVTNHFPQTSEIHFTVVDRSVHGRGVGTAMIEAINEDVRARGAKLLEVKTLGPSKYDPNYARTRHFYEKMGFVPLEETDLWGADTPCLIMVKPVAHAAPGE